Proteins co-encoded in one Sulfuricaulis limicola genomic window:
- a CDS encoding Hsp20/alpha crystallin family protein, which produces MTRLMRREDRTPLTRWGLWDNDIDRMFQGFLSPMRWVEEARGEDLFPAMDVKERDDAYVIVADVPGAKKEDIDVTLENGILTITAETKSEKEEKEGERVLRKERRYGKYVRSLRLGTQIDEKGVKANYKDGVLELTLPKAEEVKPKKITVDVA; this is translated from the coding sequence ATGACGCGACTGATGCGACGTGAAGACCGGACCCCGCTGACCCGCTGGGGCTTGTGGGACAACGATATCGACCGGATGTTTCAGGGCTTCCTGAGCCCGATGCGCTGGGTGGAAGAGGCGCGCGGCGAAGACCTGTTTCCGGCCATGGACGTGAAGGAACGCGATGACGCCTATGTCATCGTCGCCGACGTTCCGGGCGCGAAGAAAGAGGACATCGACGTAACGCTGGAAAACGGCATTCTCACCATTACCGCCGAGACCAAGAGCGAGAAGGAAGAGAAGGAAGGCGAACGCGTGCTGCGCAAGGAACGCCGTTACGGCAAATATGTCCGCAGCCTGCGGCTCGGCACGCAGATCGACGAGAAGGGCGTGAAGGCCAACTACAAGGACGGGGTGCTGGAACTGACCCTGCCCAAGGCCGAGGAAGTGAAGCCCAAGAAGATTACAGTGGACGTAGCATAA
- a CDS encoding HD-GYP domain-containing protein translates to MTKTKLDVQQLRIGMYVRELDRPWRETSFLFQGFEISSEDEIRELQRFCRHVYIDIPEAYQKPAPRTPAERAVTEELLQHKHVERDLLIKVSSHPLLKPVYHDQTSLEEEIEVASELYREARALVYTLLEDVRLGKNINSLTAKKMVGEMVESVIRNPDALTSFAQLKKKDEYTAQHSMRVCILALSFGRHLGLDRHELNLLGIGALLHDIGKMKVPNEILNKPGALNEYEYTLMQSHVPRGVEILEKSSGIPRPAIEVARCHHERYSGSGYSGGLKGDEIGMFGMIGGIVDCYDAISSDRAYHTGMSAHAALKKMYEWRHRDFHPGMVEQFIQCMGIYPIGSVVELNTGEIGVVVTMNRVRRLKPRVALVLQPDYHPVPGSTTVDLMDYKTRDGRPCEIDRVIEPGLYGINPVNYLPVANAAT, encoded by the coding sequence ATGACTAAAACGAAACTCGACGTACAGCAGCTCAGGATCGGGATGTATGTCCGGGAACTGGACCGTCCCTGGCGTGAAACCTCTTTCCTTTTCCAGGGATTCGAAATAAGCAGCGAGGACGAAATCCGCGAGCTGCAGCGCTTCTGCCGGCACGTCTACATCGACATCCCCGAGGCCTACCAGAAACCGGCCCCGCGCACCCCGGCGGAACGGGCCGTCACCGAGGAACTGCTGCAGCACAAGCATGTCGAGCGCGACCTGCTGATCAAGGTCTCCAGCCACCCGCTGCTCAAGCCGGTCTATCACGATCAAACCAGCCTGGAAGAGGAAATCGAGGTCGCCAGCGAGCTGTATCGCGAAGCCCGGGCGCTGGTCTACACCCTGCTGGAAGACGTCCGCCTCGGCAAGAACATCAACAGTCTGACCGCCAAAAAGATGGTCGGCGAGATGGTGGAAAGCGTCATCCGCAATCCGGACGCGCTCACCAGCTTCGCGCAGCTGAAAAAGAAGGACGAATATACCGCGCAGCACAGCATGCGCGTCTGCATCCTGGCCCTGTCCTTCGGGCGCCACCTCGGGCTCGACCGGCATGAACTGAACCTGCTTGGCATCGGTGCGCTGCTGCACGACATCGGAAAAATGAAGGTACCGAACGAAATCCTGAACAAGCCTGGCGCGCTCAATGAATATGAGTACACGCTGATGCAAAGCCACGTGCCGCGCGGCGTGGAAATCCTCGAGAAATCCTCCGGCATCCCGCGCCCGGCCATCGAGGTGGCGCGCTGCCATCACGAGCGCTACAGCGGCAGCGGCTACAGCGGCGGCCTGAAAGGCGACGAGATCGGCATGTTCGGCATGATCGGCGGCATCGTGGACTGCTACGACGCCATCTCCAGCGACCGCGCCTATCACACCGGCATGTCGGCGCATGCCGCGCTGAAAAAGATGTACGAGTGGCGCCACCGCGACTTCCACCCCGGCATGGTGGAGCAGTTCATCCAGTGCATGGGAATTTATCCCATCGGTAGCGTGGTGGAACTCAACACCGGCGAGATCGGCGTGGTCGTGACCATGAACCGCGTGCGCCGCCTGAAACCGCGGGTGGCACTGGTGCTGCAACCCGATTACCACCCGGTCCCGGGATCAACGACCGTGGACCTCATGGACTACAAGACACGCGATGGCAGGCCGTGCGAGATTGACCGCGTAATCGAACCGGGCCTGTACGGCATCAATCCGGTCAATTATCTCCCCGTTGCCAACGCCGCCACCTGA
- a CDS encoding dodecin codes for MSEHTYKVVELVGSSTQGTDKAIQNAIARAAKTLRNLDWFEVVETRGHLADGKIAHWQVKIKVGFRMEA; via the coding sequence ATGAGCGAGCATACCTATAAAGTGGTGGAACTGGTGGGTTCGTCCACCCAGGGCACGGACAAGGCCATCCAGAACGCCATCGCCCGCGCCGCCAAGACCCTGCGGAATCTGGACTGGTTCGAGGTGGTCGAGACCCGGGGCCACCTGGCCGACGGCAAGATTGCGCACTGGCAGGTCAAGATCAAGGTCGGGTTCCGCATGGAGGCGTAG
- a CDS encoding sulfite oxidase heme-binding subunit YedZ — protein sequence MLALIPLAILIYRALTNDLGANPIETINRYTGDWVLRFLMLTLAVTPLRRLTGWNGLLRYRRMLGLFAFFYACLHFLSYAWLDQYFVLADIIKDVIKRPYITVGFASFLMLIPLALTSTNAMIRRLGAKRWQQLHRLVYLIGIGGVVHFLWLVKSDIREPLVYGVVLALLLGFRLWDRRRRTPDVIPSGAVR from the coding sequence ATGCTCGCGTTGATACCGTTGGCAATTCTGATTTATCGCGCCCTGACCAACGATCTCGGCGCCAATCCCATCGAAACTATCAACCGCTACACCGGCGATTGGGTGCTGCGCTTTCTCATGCTCACGCTGGCCGTCACGCCGTTGCGGCGCCTGACCGGCTGGAACGGGCTGTTGCGTTACCGGCGCATGCTGGGACTGTTCGCCTTTTTTTACGCCTGCCTGCATTTCCTGTCTTACGCCTGGCTCGACCAGTATTTCGTGCTTGCGGATATCATTAAAGACGTAATCAAGCGGCCGTATATCACGGTCGGGTTCGCCAGTTTCCTGATGCTGATTCCGCTGGCTCTGACTTCCACGAACGCCATGATCCGGCGCCTGGGCGCGAAACGCTGGCAGCAACTGCATAGACTGGTCTATCTCATCGGCATCGGCGGCGTGGTGCACTTTCTGTGGCTGGTGAAATCCGACATCCGTGAACCGCTGGTTTACGGTGTCGTGCTGGCCCTGTTGCTCGGGTTCCGGCTGTGGGACAGGAGGCGCCGGACGCCTGATGTGATCCCTTCCGGCGCCGTTCGCTGA
- the nfi gene encoding deoxyribonuclease V (cleaves DNA at apurinic or apyrimidinic sites), producing MKAHHTRTWPNSIAEARAIQESLRGKVVARDRLGKIGTVAGIDVGFENHGTVTRAAVVVLDFPGLAPVEQAVARRATRFPYVPGYLSFREAPAVLAAMKKLRTRPDLLLCDGQGLAHPRRFGLACHLGLLLDIPSIGVAKSRLIGTHGDVPDEKGGWAALEDKGEIIGAVLRTRAGVKPVYVSTGHRISLATAIDYVLRCTTRYRLPETTRHAHRLASAV from the coding sequence TTGAAAGCCCATCACACACGGACATGGCCAAACAGCATTGCCGAGGCACGGGCGATCCAGGAATCGCTGCGTGGCAAGGTGGTGGCGCGCGATCGGCTCGGCAAAATCGGCACGGTCGCGGGGATTGACGTGGGTTTCGAAAACCACGGTACCGTCACGCGCGCGGCCGTGGTGGTGCTCGACTTCCCCGGCCTGGCGCCGGTGGAGCAGGCCGTCGCCCGCCGGGCGACGCGCTTTCCCTATGTGCCCGGTTACCTGTCGTTTCGCGAGGCACCGGCGGTGTTGGCGGCAATGAAGAAGCTGCGCACCCGGCCGGACCTGCTGCTGTGCGACGGGCAGGGGCTGGCCCACCCGCGGCGCTTCGGGCTGGCCTGTCATCTCGGTCTGTTGCTGGATATTCCCAGTATCGGCGTGGCCAAGTCGCGACTGATCGGAACGCATGGTGATGTGCCGGATGAAAAGGGTGGCTGGGCGGCGCTCGAAGACAAAGGTGAAATCATTGGCGCGGTGCTGCGCACGCGCGCGGGCGTGAAGCCGGTTTATGTTTCCACCGGGCACCGGATCAGCCTTGCCACTGCCATCGACTATGTCCTGCGTTGCACGACGCGCTACCGCCTGCCGGAAACCACGCGGCACGCGCATCGGCTGGCTTCCGCCGTCTGA
- a CDS encoding CBS domain-containing protein, producing MLVGKICNREVVFVEPDTSVAEAARLMREHHVGGLVVVQEKSGKRVPVGIITDRDLVIEVIAAGVDMREITVGDIMSDQLVTAREGDDLLETLKMMRARGIRRLPVIDDDGVLAGILTVDDLIDLFAEQIADLARLIAFEQKREQERRR from the coding sequence ATGCTCGTCGGAAAAATCTGTAACCGCGAGGTTGTCTTTGTCGAACCCGACACCTCGGTTGCGGAAGCCGCGCGGCTGATGCGCGAACATCACGTCGGCGGTCTGGTGGTGGTACAGGAAAAATCCGGTAAACGCGTTCCCGTCGGCATCATCACGGATCGCGACCTCGTGATCGAAGTCATCGCCGCGGGCGTGGACATGAGGGAAATTACCGTCGGCGACATCATGAGCGACCAGCTGGTGACGGCGCGCGAAGGCGACGATCTGCTGGAAACGCTCAAGATGATGCGCGCCCGGGGCATCCGGCGCCTGCCCGTCATCGACGACGACGGCGTGCTGGCCGGCATCCTGACGGTGGACGACCTGATCGACCTGTTCGCGGAACAGATCGCCGATCTCGCCCGGCTGATCGCGTTCGAGCAGAAGCGGGAACAGGAGAGAAGAAGATAA
- the argB gene encoding acetylglutamate kinase: MPLTPQSAADRARILTEALPYIQRFQGKTIVIKYGGNAMVDDNLKRGFARDVVLMKLVGMNPVVVHGGGPQIGKLLEKIGKKSEFIQGMRVTDRETMDVVEMVLGGLVNKEIVNLISQHGGKAVGLSGKDGGLIRAKKMVLQKAPDKANLPSEIIDIGHVGEVSSIDPRLVALLDTGDFIPVIAPIGVGEDGQTYNINADVVAGKLAITLKAEKLMLLTNTTGVLDKEGKLLTGLSITQVRDLIADGTIHGGMLPKVNYALDAVSSGVKTAHIIDGRVEHAVLLEVFTNEGVGTLIKS, encoded by the coding sequence ATGCCGCTCACCCCCCAATCCGCCGCCGATCGCGCGCGCATCCTGACCGAGGCGCTGCCGTACATCCAGCGTTTCCAGGGCAAGACCATCGTCATCAAGTACGGCGGCAACGCCATGGTGGACGACAACCTCAAGCGCGGTTTCGCGCGTGACGTGGTGCTGATGAAGCTGGTCGGCATGAACCCGGTGGTGGTGCATGGCGGCGGGCCGCAGATCGGCAAGCTGCTGGAGAAAATCGGCAAGAAGAGCGAATTCATCCAGGGCATGCGCGTCACCGACCGCGAGACCATGGACGTGGTCGAGATGGTCCTCGGCGGCCTGGTCAACAAGGAGATCGTCAATCTCATCAGCCAGCATGGCGGCAAGGCCGTGGGCCTTTCCGGCAAGGACGGCGGGCTGATCCGCGCCAAGAAAATGGTGCTGCAAAAGGCGCCCGACAAGGCCAACCTCCCGAGCGAGATCATCGACATCGGCCACGTGGGCGAGGTCAGCAGCATTGACCCGCGGCTGGTGGCGCTGCTCGACACCGGCGATTTCATCCCGGTGATCGCGCCCATCGGCGTGGGCGAGGACGGCCAGACCTACAACATCAATGCCGACGTGGTGGCCGGCAAGCTCGCCATCACGCTCAAGGCCGAGAAACTCATGCTGCTTACCAACACCACCGGCGTGCTGGACAAGGAAGGCAAGCTGCTCACCGGTTTGTCCATCACGCAAGTCCGGGACCTGATCGCCGATGGCACCATCCACGGCGGCATGCTGCCCAAGGTCAATTACGCGCTCGACGCCGTCAGCAGCGGCGTCAAGACCGCGCACATCATCGACGGGCGCGTGGAGCACGCGGTGTTGCTGGAAGTGTTTACCAACGAAGGTGTCGGTACGTTGATCAAGTCCTGA
- the msrP gene encoding protein-methionine-sulfoxide reductase catalytic subunit MsrP, with protein sequence MRKPADIKPSEITPKEIYLNRRRFLREAAAVAAAGASAALLPCVTQAGQKIPNARKSPLSTGEKPTSVQDITSYNNFYEFGTDKKDPARNAQNFRTFPWSVAIEGEVKKPAVYPFEDFLKHFPLEERIYRLRCVEAWSMVVPWVGFPLRDLIRRLEPTSRAKYVEFTTLHDPEQMPGQKPGLFGAGLDWPYVEGLRLDEAMHPLTILAVGLYGEMLPNQNGAPIRLVVPWKYGFKSIKSIVKIRFVEKQPLTTWMKAGPSEYGFYSNVNPTVDHPRWSQAAERRIGEDSLFSPKRKTLMFNGYAEQVASLYTGMDLKKFF encoded by the coding sequence ATCCGCAAACCTGCTGACATCAAGCCGAGCGAAATCACGCCAAAAGAAATTTATCTGAATCGCCGGCGGTTCCTGCGCGAGGCGGCCGCGGTGGCCGCCGCCGGGGCCAGTGCCGCGTTGCTGCCATGCGTGACGCAGGCCGGGCAAAAAATTCCCAATGCACGCAAAAGTCCGCTTTCCACCGGCGAGAAGCCGACTTCCGTCCAGGACATCACCAGTTACAACAATTTTTACGAGTTCGGCACGGACAAGAAAGATCCGGCACGCAACGCGCAGAATTTCCGCACCTTTCCCTGGAGCGTCGCCATCGAGGGCGAGGTGAAAAAACCCGCGGTGTACCCGTTCGAGGATTTTCTCAAGCATTTCCCGTTGGAAGAGCGCATCTACCGCCTGCGCTGCGTCGAGGCCTGGTCCATGGTGGTGCCGTGGGTGGGGTTTCCGCTGCGCGACCTGATCCGCCGGCTCGAGCCGACTTCGCGCGCGAAGTACGTCGAATTCACCACGCTACACGATCCGGAACAGATGCCCGGCCAGAAGCCGGGCCTGTTCGGCGCCGGTCTCGACTGGCCGTATGTCGAAGGACTGCGCCTCGACGAGGCCATGCATCCGCTTACGATCCTGGCGGTGGGGCTGTACGGCGAAATGCTGCCAAATCAGAACGGCGCCCCGATCCGGCTGGTGGTGCCGTGGAAATATGGTTTCAAGAGCATCAAGTCTATCGTAAAAATCCGCTTCGTGGAGAAACAGCCACTGACGACCTGGATGAAGGCCGGCCCGAGCGAGTACGGTTTTTATTCGAACGTGAATCCGACCGTGGACCACCCGCGCTGGAGCCAGGCCGCCGAGCGGCGCATCGGCGAGGATTCGCTGTTCTCGCCGAAGCGCAAGACGCTCATGTTCAACGGTTACGCTGAGCAGGTGGCGAGTCTCTACACCGGCATGGATCTGAAGAAATTTTTCTAA
- a CDS encoding DUF2007 domain-containing protein produces MLRLCTAANLPEAYLLLHRLAHAGIEARVLNEHAQGGLGEIPFTHAYPEIWIMEPEQEARAREIFAEFERPPASSAPMRCAGCGETNPPGFEICWQCGKPLGRDS; encoded by the coding sequence ATGTTGCGTTTATGTACCGCGGCCAACCTGCCGGAGGCCTATCTGCTCCTGCACCGGCTGGCGCATGCCGGCATCGAGGCGCGCGTGCTCAACGAGCACGCGCAAGGCGGTCTTGGGGAAATCCCCTTCACTCACGCTTATCCGGAGATCTGGATCATGGAACCGGAGCAGGAGGCGCGGGCGCGCGAAATTTTCGCCGAGTTCGAGCGCCCGCCCGCATCCTCGGCCCCGATGCGGTGCGCGGGCTGCGGCGAAACCAATCCGCCGGGGTTTGAAATCTGCTGGCAGTGCGGCAAACCTCTGGGTCGTGATTCGTGA
- the hslU gene encoding ATP-dependent protease ATPase subunit HslU, which translates to MSEMTPREIVQELDKHIVGQAAAKRAVAIALRNRWRRAQVADEALRAEITPKNILMIGPTGVGKTEIARRLARLANAPFIKVEATKFTEVGYVGRDVDSIIRDLMDMAVKLTRVEEMARVRTRAEDAAEDRILDILVPPAREVGFAVGDTSRPSDGAARQMFRKKLREGSMDDQEIEVELSAPAMGVEIITPPGMEEMTSQLQGLFQNMGGRRARPRKIKIREARKLLAEEEASKLVNEDDIKSRALQRVEQHGIVFIDEIDKIVGRNEGRGPDVSREGVQRDLLPLVEGCTVSTKYGMVKTDHILFIASGAFHLSKPSDLIPEMQGRLPIRVELDPLNADDFERILTEPDASLTEQYSALLATEGHKLEYTPDGVRRIAEVAWQVNERTENIGARRLHTVMERLLETISFEAADRGNETTVVDAAYVDRHLGSLVGNEDLARYIL; encoded by the coding sequence ATGTCGGAAATGACCCCGCGGGAAATCGTCCAGGAACTGGACAAACACATCGTCGGCCAGGCGGCCGCCAAACGCGCCGTGGCCATCGCGCTGCGCAACCGCTGGCGCCGGGCGCAGGTGGCGGATGAGGCCCTGCGTGCCGAGATCACGCCAAAAAATATTTTGATGATCGGTCCGACCGGCGTCGGCAAGACCGAGATCGCGCGCCGGCTGGCCCGCCTCGCCAACGCGCCCTTCATCAAGGTCGAGGCCACCAAATTCACCGAAGTCGGCTATGTCGGACGCGACGTGGATTCGATTATCCGCGACCTCATGGATATGGCGGTCAAGCTGACGCGCGTGGAGGAAATGGCCCGGGTTCGCACCCGCGCCGAAGACGCCGCCGAGGACCGGATTCTGGATATTCTGGTGCCGCCGGCGCGTGAAGTGGGCTTCGCGGTGGGCGATACCTCGCGCCCGAGCGACGGCGCGGCGCGCCAGATGTTTCGCAAGAAATTGCGCGAGGGATCGATGGACGATCAGGAGATCGAAGTCGAGCTGTCGGCGCCGGCCATGGGCGTGGAGATCATCACCCCGCCCGGCATGGAGGAAATGACCAGCCAGTTGCAGGGCTTGTTCCAGAACATGGGCGGTCGCCGTGCACGCCCGCGCAAGATCAAAATACGCGAAGCCCGGAAACTGCTGGCTGAGGAAGAAGCGTCCAAACTCGTCAACGAAGACGACATCAAGAGCCGGGCCTTGCAGCGCGTGGAGCAGCACGGCATCGTGTTCATCGACGAGATCGACAAGATTGTCGGCCGTAATGAAGGGCGCGGCCCCGATGTCTCGCGCGAAGGCGTGCAGCGCGATCTGCTGCCGCTGGTGGAAGGCTGCACGGTCTCGACCAAATACGGCATGGTCAAGACCGACCATATTCTTTTCATCGCCTCGGGCGCATTTCATCTTTCCAAACCCTCGGACCTCATACCAGAAATGCAGGGCCGCCTGCCGATCCGGGTCGAGCTCGATCCGCTGAACGCCGATGACTTCGAACGCATCCTGACCGAACCGGATGCCTCACTGACCGAGCAGTACAGCGCCCTGCTGGCGACCGAGGGTCACAAGCTCGAATACACGCCCGATGGCGTGCGCCGCATCGCCGAGGTGGCGTGGCAGGTGAACGAACGCACCGAAAACATCGGCGCGCGCCGCCTGCACACCGTCATGGAGCGCCTGCTCGAAACGATTTCCTTCGAGGCCGCCGACCGCGGCAATGAAACGACCGTGGTGGATGCCGCCTACGTTGACCGGCACCTGGGCAGCCTGGTCGGCAACGAAGACCTCGCGCGCTATATCCTCTGA
- the htpX gene encoding protease HtpX, translating into MKRILLFVGTNIAVLLVLSITASILIRALGIEEMPGGLNLQSLIVFAAVLGFGGSFISLAMSKWMAKRATGAMVIEQPRNATEQWLFETVRRQAKQAGIGMPEVAVYDAPDINAFATGMKRDAALVAVSTGLLQSMDKDEAEAVLGHEITHVANGDMVTLALIQGVVNTFVIVLSRVVGYFVDRVLLKNERGYGIGFYVSTMVAQVVLGILASMIVMWFSRQREFRADRGGAKLAGREKMIAALERLKAAHEPAQLPDQMAAFGISGGREGGWKHLFMSHPPLDERIAALQQAR; encoded by the coding sequence ATGAAGCGCATATTGCTGTTCGTGGGGACCAACATCGCCGTCCTGCTGGTGCTCAGCATCACGGCCAGTATCCTGATTCGCGCGCTGGGCATCGAGGAGATGCCGGGCGGACTGAATCTGCAGTCACTCATCGTCTTCGCCGCGGTGCTCGGTTTCGGCGGCTCGTTCATCTCGCTCGCCATGTCCAAATGGATGGCCAAGCGCGCCACCGGCGCCATGGTCATCGAGCAGCCGCGCAACGCCACCGAGCAGTGGCTGTTCGAGACGGTGCGGCGCCAGGCCAAGCAGGCCGGCATCGGCATGCCGGAAGTGGCGGTTTACGACGCCCCGGACATCAATGCCTTCGCCACCGGCATGAAGCGGGACGCGGCGCTGGTCGCGGTCAGCACCGGCCTGTTGCAGTCCATGGACAAGGACGAGGCCGAGGCAGTGCTGGGCCATGAAATCACGCACGTCGCCAACGGCGACATGGTGACGCTGGCGCTGATCCAGGGCGTGGTCAACACCTTCGTGATCGTGCTGTCGCGCGTGGTCGGTTATTTCGTCGACCGCGTGCTGCTCAAGAACGAGCGCGGTTATGGCATAGGCTTTTATGTCAGCACCATGGTGGCGCAAGTTGTGCTCGGCATCCTGGCGAGCATGATCGTCATGTGGTTCAGCCGCCAGCGCGAATTCCGCGCCGACCGCGGCGGCGCCAAACTGGCCGGCCGCGAGAAGATGATCGCCGCGCTCGAACGCCTCAAGGCGGCGCACGAACCGGCGCAACTGCCCGACCAGATGGCTGCCTTCGGCATTTCCGGCGGACGGGAAGGCGGCTGGAAGCATCTGTTCATGTCGCACCCGCCGCTGGACGAGCGCATCGCCGCCCTGCAACAGGCGCGCTGA
- the hslV gene encoding ATP-dependent protease subunit HslV produces MQQPLLHGTTILSVRRNGHVVIGGDGQVTMGNTVMKANARKVRRLYKDQVIAGFAGGTADAFTLFERFEGKLEKHQGQLTRAAVELAKDWRTDRLLRRLEALLAVADKTASLVITGQGDVIEPENGLIAIGSGGPYAQAAARALMENTELDARAIVEQALNIAADICIYTNRNLTIEELQG; encoded by the coding sequence TTGCAACAACCGCTGTTACATGGAACCACGATTTTATCGGTGCGTCGCAACGGGCACGTGGTCATCGGCGGCGATGGCCAGGTGACCATGGGCAACACCGTCATGAAGGCCAATGCGCGCAAGGTGCGCCGCCTGTACAAGGACCAGGTCATCGCCGGCTTTGCCGGCGGCACCGCCGATGCCTTCACGTTGTTTGAGCGCTTCGAGGGCAAGCTGGAAAAACACCAGGGACAGCTGACGCGCGCCGCCGTGGAGCTGGCCAAGGACTGGCGCACCGACCGCCTCCTGCGCCGTCTCGAGGCGCTGCTGGCGGTGGCGGACAAGACCGCCTCGCTCGTGATCACCGGTCAGGGCGACGTCATTGAGCCAGAGAACGGGCTCATCGCCATCGGCTCCGGTGGGCCGTATGCGCAGGCCGCGGCGCGCGCCCTGATGGAAAACACGGAACTCGATGCGCGCGCCATCGTCGAGCAGGCCTTGAATATTGCCGCCGACATCTGCATTTATACCAATCGCAACCTCACCATTGAAGAGCTTCAGGGTTGA
- a CDS encoding MarC family protein, with product MFNLFVDSLIILLVVVDPVAVAPLFAALTHGESAATKRRIAIRGTSIAAGILVVFALAGGTLLDALGIGMPAFQIAGGALLFLLAVDMVFARHSGLRSTTEREQREAETKKDISVFPLAIPLIAGPGALTSVLLMVGEQGDDPFVIGTVLAVILLVLLVTLVSLLASARIMAFMGETGANVVSRVLGVVLAALAVQFVLNGWQEGFMLIEENASQMLTV from the coding sequence ATGTTCAATCTGTTCGTGGATTCGCTGATTATCCTGCTCGTGGTGGTTGATCCGGTGGCCGTCGCTCCGCTGTTTGCGGCGCTGACGCATGGTGAGTCCGCCGCCACCAAACGCCGCATCGCCATCCGCGGCACGTCCATCGCAGCGGGAATCCTGGTGGTATTCGCGCTGGCCGGCGGCACGCTGCTGGACGCGCTCGGCATCGGGATGCCGGCGTTCCAGATCGCGGGCGGGGCGCTGCTGTTTTTGCTCGCGGTTGACATGGTGTTCGCCCGCCATTCGGGGCTGCGTTCCACCACCGAACGCGAACAGCGCGAGGCGGAAACGAAAAAGGACATTTCGGTTTTCCCCCTGGCGATCCCGCTCATCGCCGGTCCGGGCGCGCTGACGTCGGTGCTGCTCATGGTCGGCGAGCAGGGTGACGATCCCTTCGTCATCGGAACGGTGCTGGCGGTGATTCTGCTGGTGCTGCTGGTCACGCTGGTCTCGCTGCTGGCCTCGGCGCGCATCATGGCCTTCATGGGCGAGACCGGTGCCAACGTCGTCAGCCGCGTGCTCGGCGTGGTGCTGGCGGCACTGGCGGTTCAGTTCGTGCTGAACGGCTGGCAGGAGGGCTTCATGCTGATCGAGGAAAACGCGTCGCAGATGCTGACGGTCTGA
- a CDS encoding LysR family transcriptional regulator, producing MDIDLLRTFLEVYRTRHFGRTAENLYLTQSAVSARIRLLEETLGAPLFTRARNDIQLTPAGTRMLKYAEAIINAWNRARQDAALGEEDKVSLAIGASYSLWDILLQDWMHRLYGTMPRVSLQAEAHGPELLIRKLLDRALDVAFMFEPPQMAELEAREVASIKLIMVADRPSLTAREAVGSGYIMTEWGTSFAITHARHFPDMPPPAVRMGPGRMALAFLLHHGGATYLAEQMVSEHLASGRLQRVDDAPVIDRQVHVVYPLASERKPLLEQALSLMAPRQAATAATHAAEPAL from the coding sequence ATGGATATCGATCTTCTCAGGACCTTCCTTGAGGTCTATCGCACCCGTCACTTTGGCCGGACCGCGGAAAATCTCTACCTGACCCAGTCGGCGGTGAGTGCCCGTATTCGCCTGCTCGAAGAGACGCTCGGCGCGCCGCTGTTCACTCGCGCGCGCAACGACATCCAGCTGACGCCGGCCGGCACGCGCATGCTGAAATACGCCGAGGCCATCATCAATGCCTGGAACCGCGCGCGCCAGGACGCGGCGCTCGGCGAGGAAGACAAGGTTTCGCTCGCCATCGGCGCGTCCTACAGCCTGTGGGATATTCTGCTCCAGGACTGGATGCACCGGTTGTACGGCACGATGCCGCGCGTGTCCTTGCAGGCCGAAGCGCATGGCCCGGAATTGCTCATTCGCAAGCTGCTCGACCGCGCCCTCGACGTGGCTTTCATGTTCGAGCCGCCGCAGATGGCGGAGCTCGAGGCGCGCGAGGTGGCGTCAATCAAATTGATCATGGTGGCGGATCGCCCGAGTCTGACGGCGCGCGAGGCCGTAGGTAGCGGTTACATCATGACCGAGTGGGGCACGTCATTCGCCATCACGCATGCCCGGCACTTTCCCGACATGCCGCCGCCCGCGGTGCGCATGGGGCCGGGACGCATGGCGTTGGCGTTCCTGTTGCATCACGGCGGTGCCACGTATCTGGCGGAGCAGATGGTCAGCGAGCATCTCGCCTCGGGACGCCTGCAGCGCGTGGATGACGCCCCGGTCATCGACCGTCAGGTGCATGTCGTTTACCCGCTCGCGAGCGAGCGCAAGCCGCTGCTGGAGCAGGCGCTGAGCCTGATGGCGCCGCGTCAAGCGGCCACGGCGGCGACCCACGCGGCCGAGCCGGCGCTTTAA